The DNA region GCCCGACCTCATCAAACAGGCCGATATTATTGTGGGCGCCGTTGGCAAACCGGAATTCATTAAAGCTGAGTGGATTAAGGACGGCGCTGTTGTGGTTGATGCCGGCTACCACCCCGGTGGTGTAGGCGACATAGAATTAGGCCCGCTGGTTGAGCGCGCAGCGGCGTACACCCCGGTTCCCGGCGGCGTTGGCCCAATGACGATCAATACCCTGATCTACCAGAGCGTGGACTCCGGCGAGAAGAAGATCCGCTAACGCACCAGCCATACTGACTGCCGCAGCTCATACCATGGCCGAGACACTGACTATCCTGTATCAGGATGAGCATTTGCTGGCAGTTAACAAGCCAACCGGGCTGCTGGTTCACCGCAGCCCGATTGATCGCCACGAAACCCGCTTTGCCTTGCAGTTGGTGCGCGATCAGATCGGCCGTCGTGTCTATCCTGTTCACCGCCTCGACAAACCCACATCCGGCGCCCTGCTCTTTGCCTTGACACCGGACATTGCCCGCCAGCTGGGGCAGCAATTTGAACAGCACCAGGTGCGCAAAACCTATGTGGCAGTGGTGCGCGGTTTGTGCGAGGGGGAAGGTGTGATTGACCATCCATTGCGCGAAGAAATAGATGCCTGCGCCGATATGCGCACTGACAAATCCTCCCAACCTGCAATAACCCACTACAAACACCTTGCGTCTGTAGAGCTGCCCTATTGTGTTGATAAATATCCCAGCAGTCGCTATTCGCTGGTGCGCTGTCACCCACTGACTGGACGCAAACATCAGATTCGCCGCCATCTCAAGCACATTAACCACCCGATTATTGGCGATGCAAAACACGGTAAAGGCCGGCATAACCGGCTGTTCCAGCAGCAGCTGGATTGCCACCGGCTTCTGCTGGCGGCAACCGAACTGTGCTTCACGCACCCACAGACCCAGGAATCCATACAGCTCACGGCGCCCCTGGAACAAGATTTTTACCAGCTGTTACAGCGCTTTGGCTGGGAAAAATATATCCCGCACCACTGGGCTCCCGGAAACCAGGACCGAATCGAATGAGCCAACGCCTCGACGCTTTTATTAGCAACAATAGCGATTTTACGCGCTCGCAAATCCAGCGGTTGATCAAAGCCGGTCGAGTCCATATTGATGACAAGCCGGTATCCCAAGGCGCACAAAAGCTCAACGGCACGGAATCTGTCCGGGTGGATGGCGAGCTTATCGAGCCCTTATCACTGCGTTACCTCATGCTGCATAAACCCCAGGGCTATGTTTGTGCCAATACCGATTCAGAACACCCAACCGTACTGGACCTGATTGACCTGCCACGCAAACAAACGCTGCAAATTGCCGGACGCCTGGATCTGGATACAACAGGCCTGGTACTCCTGACCGACGATGGCCAATGGAATCATCGTATTACATCGCCGCGGAGGGAGTGCAGCAAGCGCTACCGGGTTACCACAGCAGAACCTATTGCGGCGGATACTGCCCATTATTTCACTGACGGCATTCAACTCCACGGGGAAAAACACAAAACACGCCCTGCCCATTTGGAGCTAATCGACGACTACAACGCCTGGCTGGATATTCACGAAGGGAAATACCACCAGGTCAAACGCATGTTTGCCGCCACAGGCAATAAAGTGATCGCCCTGCACCGCACCCGTATTGGCAGCATCACCCTGGATAATCAACTCACTCCCGCCCACTGGCGCCCGTTAACCCCGGCCGAAATACTTGGTATCCATGATGAGTGACCCCGCCTTCCTGTGGCTTTTGCAACAACTGCAACATGAGCCCGGCAGTAATAGCCTGTGGTGTGTCGATGAAAATACCACGGAAGAATGGCGCAGCCTGGCGCCCACCAGCCATATCCATGTCGTGAGTAACCGCTGGGACCTGGCAGATGCCATGGGTCAGGCAGGCTGGCACAGCGCATTCCATGATTTTGATCTCCGCCAGCAGGCCGCTGCCAGCCTCGATGCTGTTTTCTATCGCATTTCAAAAGAAAAACCCCTGGTACACCACCTGCTTAACCAAGCCTGGCGCTGCCTGAAAATTGGTGGAAAGCTGTATTTATCCGGGCAAAAAAATGAGGGAATAAAAACCTTTGCCGAGAAAGCCGCCGATTTACTGGGGTGCGCCAGGCAAACACAGAAGCAAGGGCTGGCCTATAGCGCGATACTAACGAAACAGGGAAACGTTACCCAAGGCCGCCTCCTGGACGATAGCGATTATTCCACCCTCCGGGTTATCAACCCTGAAAGTGCCGTGCCACTGCTCAGCAAGCCCGGGCAATTCGGTTGGAATAAAGCAGACCAGGGCAGTCGATTCCTGCTTGAACACCTACCCGCCCTGCTCCGCTCAGAACAACTTGCTCCAACCACTTGTCTGGACCTGGGTTGCGGCTATGGATATCTGACGCTGAATGCCAGCAAACTCCCCGAATGTGCCAGCATCCAACAATGGTTACTCACCGACAATAATGCTGCGGCCCTCTTGAGCGCCCAGGCCAATGTCGATTATCACCAGCTCAATGCGCAGGTGGTTGGCGACGACTGCGCCGCCCACCTGCGCGAACCGTTGGACCTGATCCTCTGCAACCCCCCATTCCATCAAGGATTTAATGTTGAAGGGGAATTGACGGGTAAGTTTATCGCCACCGCACAGCGCCTCCTGAAACGGGGAGGCCTTGCACTGTTTGTCGTCAATCAATTTATCCCATTGGAGAAAAAGGCCGCCGGTGTCTTTCGCACCATCAAGCTGCTAGCCGATAACGGCAGCTTTAAGCTGGTTGTTTTATCGAATTGATGATCGCGCGGCTCCTGGCAACGCCTTTTTTGCTTATAAAACAAGCGTTAACAGCTATCCTGATCACAATTTTTTTGCGCACTGAGCAACGAAAACACAACCTGTGGTTTTTCTGTACCATTTGCGCTATACCCCTGATTTTTTTATAAAAAAGGTGTTGACCGACCCAAAGGTCATCTATATCATGCGCACCACTTCCACAGAGGAAGTCACTGATCCGCCTTAGCTCAGTCGGTAGAGCAAATGACTGTTAATCATTGGGTCGCTGGTTCGAGCCCAGCAGGCGGAGCCAAACAAACGAAAGGCCGCATTTATGCGGCCTTTTTTGTGGCCGGCCGGTCGTCCATGGCATACCCACACAGGCTATCGCTATGCGAGGTCAAAAATTTCTCCCGACAATTTTTTGTGTGCGGAAAGCGGAAAAAACACAAACACTCAACGGACGTGCCATACCCGCCCAATAACCCGCCACAGATTGCCATCCCTATTGAACAACCAAGGTATAGATCATGTTTAAAGTGAATGAATATTTTGATGGCGCCGTCAAATCTATCGCCTTCCAGACCGAAACCCTTCCCGCCACTGTAGGCGTGATGGCAAAAGGCAGTTACGAATTCGGCACCAGCCAAAAAGAATATATGACCGTGGTTAGCGGTAGCCTTACCGTCGTATTACCGGGTAGCGATAAGGCAGAGACCTTTACGCAAGGACAAACTTTTATTGTAGAGGCCAACCAACGCTTCAACGTAACAGCTGATGTCGAAAGCTCTTACCTCTGCTGCTACGAATAACAATATTAAGTTTCTGTCCCATCCATAAAAAGGCCACCGCTCAGGGTGGCTTTTTTATTACCCGCTTATCTACCAATCGTTTAGAACAGCGACCAAACAACAGCTAGTGCTGTACCACATCAACAGCCTGACAAGGCTCAAAACTTGCCTGCAAGTTATTCAGAAACTGCGCCAGATCCGCCAGCACACAAGGCTCTTCAACCAGGACAGAATGTGCCACATCAGTGCGCAATACCCATTGCACATTCGGCCAGCGCTTTTTCAGGTCATGCGCCCAAGCAGCTGGTGTAATAGGATCAAGTGCGCCACTCAAGAGCAATGTCGGCACCTGGGGTTCAAACAATTCGAGCCCCTGATTATCGGAAGAGAGAAAATGGCAGGCTTGATAACGCCATTGATCGCGCATATATGCCGCCAACAATGGATGTTCCTCTACCGACGCTTGATACAACTGACCATCCTGTAATGGATTATCGGCACAATCCACGGCCATAAATGTCAGGCTATTAAAATCGTTTGAAAAACTGTTATTCATAAACGGCTCAAGCAATGCTTCCAGGTTGCTGCGCGCCTCACCGGGTGACAAGTGATTGATGTCGGGTCCAACACCGACTAATTGTTCTACCGCAACCATTGCACGAGTAACGCGGGGCCAGGCAACCGGCTGATAAATTGCTGCAAAACTGGCTGATAAAAATCGGTGGTCATTTACCATAAACTCAAGCGGCGCCTCACCATCCCAACGGCGCAAAGTCAGTGTTTGAGGCTTGTGTTTCAGTGCATCCAATACCGCCATAAAGCGCCGGGATAAAGCATCGGGCGAACTCTCCATTAGCGGCCCTGAACAAGACTCATACTTGATACACTCCTGAAAAAATCGCTGGAACGCTGTATCCAATACTTGTGGCCAGGTTTGTACACCGCCGTATCCGGCAGGATACACAGAATCCAATATCAACGAGCGCAGGCGCGGAGCATGACGGGAATCCACAGGTATGGCTGCGGATGAGATATTGGCAGGTGTGAAATTTTCCGCCTCCTGTCGTGCCACCTCAAGCGCAAGGCGGGTACCGTAGGACACGCCCAATAAATTCCATTCCGAATAACCCAGGTACGACATCAACGCACGCAGGTCACTTGCGCTATGGCGAGAGCCAAAATCCCCCGCATCCAACAAGGTCGGCTCAGCGGCCAGTTGTTCAAAGCAGTGCCGGGTAATGCGATATTGCTGCTCCAGCTCCTGGTCGAGTGGCAAATGCAATTGCAACAAGCGTTGGTTGAATCGATTAAAGGCAGGACAGGCGACGACAGGAGTGCTTCGACCTGTACCTCGCGGATCCATTAAAATTAAATCGCGTCCCAGATTGGCATAGGTCATCCAGGCCAGCCATTCGCGAATCCCCTCGGTATGTAAACGGGCACTGGCACCCGGCCCACCTGTCAAGTACACGACAGGGTCAGGATGCGACTCAACCCCCTGATTGCGAATAATCACAACAGGCAATATAAATCCACCGGTCGCCTTGGGCGTATGCAATTCACCGCAGCGAATATCTGCTTTCCAGTCAGCCTGGAACCAACAGGATGTACGCAGGAATTGATAGGTATCAACAGCAGGCCGGGTGGCCCCATGCAAAACAAAGTACCAGGTTACTACCGCAGATACTACGCACAGAACCATGCCAACACTATAGCGCACCACTCGCTTCATACAGAGTCTGCCATTCCCCCAACACCCGATAATACCGGCCAGGCCAAATGCCAGGGGTTGCTATAAGCACACATGGCCTGCTTTACACTATCTTCATTAAATATATTCCCCTCCCGCGGTAATTCGGAATATCGATACGCGACACCGTTTAGAGTAAATGCCAAAGAAAAAGCATGCAGATAAACACGATCTATGCCGGCATGGCGATCACCGTACAGCGAATCACCTACAATGGGAGCCCCAATACTTTTCAATGCAACACGCAGCTGATGCGTTTTACCGGTATGGGGTTTTAATACATACAACCGCTGCCCATTTCCCAATCCCTGGCTGAAAAATTGTGTGATGGCAGGGTTCTCCAGGGTTCTGCCCAACATCCAGGCACCGCGCCGGGCAGGATACATATCGCCTTTAATGAGCCCTTGTTTTTTAATAGGTTTACCCGCGCTTATAGCAAGATAATATTTTTGCGTCAGGCGCTGCTCAAATTGCGCGCAAAGCTGATGATTCGCCTCGGCTGTTTTGGCAAATACCAACAACCCGGACGTCACCTTATCCAGGCGATGCACCGGGTAAAGCTGTGCATAACCACCCCGCTGCCGGATGATTTCAAACAAGCCCGGCTCACCTTGCTCGCTGTGGAAACTCACACCCGGCTTTTTATAAACCAGCAGGAAATCTTCCTGCTCGTCCACTAACTGGAAAAATACATCCGACATAAAAAATACATCTAAAAAAAATAGGCTGGTGACGGAAAAGACTAAGCCAATGCTGGAAGCTACCCGGTGACTGGCTATAATCAAAACCAAGGTGTCCGCAACCGGCTGTACGTGTGACGGGTTATCCCTATGAGCACTTATGTCAGTGCTCCATGTTACGATTTGTGCCCTCAAACTTGCTGCGTCACTGGCAAGGGTTGAAAGGCCAAGCGAACAACCAATCCATAAACAGCCGCGGACACCATTCCTCCACACATCTTCATTATCATCCCTTGCCCTGGGGCAGCTAGTGTAACTATCCAGGCCCCGATAAAAAACCATAGGGCACTGCTATAATCGCCGCTATTCCGATTGACCTGCCGTGCCCCCATGCCTCCAGACCTCGAACACTACCGCCAACAACACAAGCTGCGCCTCAGCTACATGCCCTGGCTTTATGCCACACTCAAACCCGAGCACAGAGCCTGGGCAGAGGAATGGCAGCAACACTGGCAATCCTACTTATGCAGCGTTGAGACAGTGCAACTGGGCCAAAATTGCTTTATTGCCCCGGAGGCACGCCTTTTTGCCGAACCCGGTCGCCCCATTATTGTCGGAGATAACAGCTATATTGCCGCGGATTGTGTGATCCATGGCCCTATTACCCTGGGAGCCGGGGTATCTATCAATCACCATGTCACACTGGATGGCGGACGCCGCGGTATCCATATTGGCCGGAATACCCGTATTGCTGCCTATAGTTGTGCCTATGCCTTTAACCATGGCATGGCAGCAGATCACCCCATTCAGGATCAACCTGTAACCTCCAGAGGCATTTACATCGGTGAGGATGTCTGGATTGGTGCCAAAACAGGCATAGTGGATGGGGTAACCATTGGAGATGGCGCTATCATTGGTATGGGCAGCCAGGTTACCAGAGATATAGCGCCCTATACCAAGGTGGCAGGCAATCCGGCACACCTGATCGGGCAGCGCAGGTAATCCCCTTATGGAGTCATTTCAGGATAGGTATTTATGCTTATGAATAACGATCATTTGGCCCTGGCCATACTTACCTGGCTGGAAGTCATTTTTATTTTTGCCGTTGGCCTGTTGGTATTGTCACTGGTTTATATGTACATCGCGGATGTTACCCAAACTACACAAACCATTCGCAAAAATTATCCCATTATCGGTCGTTTCCGTTATTTTTTTGAACATTTGGGTGAATTCTTTCGCCAGTATTTTTTTGCACAGGACCGCGAGGAAATGCCGTTCAATCGCGCCGATCGCTCCTGGGTTTATCGCGCCGCCAAAAATGTCGATAGCAATGTCGGCTTTGGCTCAACACTCAACCTCCAGCAACCGGGCACGCTGATTTTCCTCAACTCTGCCTTTCCTATCCAGGAAGAAGATGCCCTGGCTCCTGCGCCTGTCACTATTGGTCCTTTTTGCACCAAGCCCTATACCACCCAGTCCATTTTTAATATTTCCGCGATGAGCTATGGCGCCATTTCCAAACCGGCTGTCCTGGCACTGTCACGCGGTGCAGCCAAAGCCGGCTGTTGGTTAAATACAGGCGAAGGCGGCTTGTCCCCTTACCATCTGGAAGGTGGCTGTGACCTGGTATTTCAAATAGGTACAGCCAAATACGGTGTGCGCGATTTACAGGGCAATCTTAACGATGAGCGCCTGTTTGCCCTGGGTGCACTGGAACAGATTAAAATGTTTGAAATCAAACTCAGCCAAGGCGCCAAACCTGGTAAAGGCGGCATATTACCCGCCGAAAAAGTCAGTGCAGAAGTTGCGGAAATCCGCGGCATACACCCAGGTGAAGCTTCTATCAGCCCTAATGGACACCGCGATATCCGCTCTGTGCAAGACCTGCTCAATATGGTTGAACGTATTCGCCACATCACCGGCAAGCCCGTGGGTTTTAAAGCCGTGATGGGTGACAAACGCTGGCTCGTTGACCTGGTCGATGAAATTCGTCAACGAGGTATAGAATCAGCACCTGACTTTATTACCCTGGACTCAGCCGATGGCGGTACAGGTGCAGCTCCACAACCCTTAATTGATCATGTCGGCTTGCCTATCAAGGAAAGCCTGCCCTGGCTGGTTAGCCTGTTAAGGGAAACCGGTTTAAAAGAGCGCATCAAACTGATTGTCGCAGGAAAGTTAATCACCCCATCCATGGTTGCCTGGGCGCTAGCCACAGGGGCAGACTTTGTTAACAGTGCGCGTGGTTTTATGTTTGCACTAGGTTGCATCCAGGCCTTGCAGTGCCATAAAAATACCTGCCCCACAGGCATTACGACGCACAATACCAAGCTGCAAAAGGGCTTAAATCCAGCTGATAAAGCGGAACGTGTGGCGTCATACCAGCACAACATGACCAAAAGTGTTGCCATGATTGCTCATTCTTGTGGCCTTGCTGAACCACGCATGCTGCGCCCGGAACATGTACACCTCGTAATGCCCGATGGTTTCTCCGTACCATTACCGGAAATACAACCACAAGCCCTGATTTTTCGCGAGAGCGATTCGCAACCCAATTCCACACTTCACACCAGTTGAACCCGTATTTGATCCGAGGAAGTCGTCATGACGTTTATTGCAAAAATTCCTGCGTTACTTATCGCTGTATTGTCATTAACCACACTGAATTCTGTTGCGCAAACCACTTTCGGAGGAAACACAAATACCACGTTTGAGAAAAAAGATCCCGCCGTCACTATCGAAGACATTGGCTGGATGGACAAAAATAAAATCAGTCAGGAGGTTGCCAAAATTAATGAGTTGGCACAGCTGAAACTCGGTACATCACTGCGCACAGACATGAGTGATCTGGACACCTTGCAACGCATCATTGATCGCGATCTGGTAAAGCGAGAAGACTATGCAACCCAACAAGCCATGGGGGTTGCCCTCGGCCAGGTTTTCCTGGCTGATTTCCCGCAAACCCTGGAGTGGAAAGTGTATCGTGATAACGTGGGGCGCAGTCGGGCACTTTGTGCCAAAGGCACGCAACAATGCTTTTTTCCGGTCACTATGCTCTCCCGTCGCATGGAGGTTGGCAGTAAGCCAGATGTCAAAAAAATCTATGTGGACGCCATAGATTTGATGAAAGAATACCTCCCCAAAATACCTTACACCGATGGCGAAGTTTTACATCGCCTGCCTCGCCAATAATACATCGGACTTGAGTTAGCCGGAGCAGATACCTATAATGCCTCCCACTCTCTCGGGGGAGTAATCTGCTTGACGATAAATGGTAATTTATATCATTTTCACCAAGCGCTTTTGTCAACAAACTTGTCGCTCAATCGGCATGGCAAAAGCGTCCTCAGTCGGGTTTTCTAACACCCGCCACTCTGGATTGATGAGACCTGAGATACCCTTGCTGCCTCTGGCGGGACGGCAAGTGTGTCTCTACTCGTTCATCAATCCCGCCTGGATACGTCCATGGAAGCATTATTCAGTTCAACCCTCGCCGTTGCCATCGCGGAGATTGGTGATAAAACCCAGCTGTTAGCCCTATTCCTGGCTGCCCGCTACGGCCGTCCCTACCTTATTAGCCTGGGAGTGTTAGTGGCCACCCTTGTTAACCACGCCCTATCGGCTTGGTTGGGTGCATGGTTGGTAGATGTCATTCCTCCACACTGGGTGCCCTGGATTATTAGCGGTAGTTTTGTAGCCATTGCACTCTGGCTGCTGGTTCCCGATAAAGAGGACGATGACCTTGGGCGATTTGCCAACTATGGCCCCTTTGTAGCAACCCTGGTGTTGTTTTTCCTCGCCGAAATCGGTGACAAAACCCAAATCGCCACTGTTATTCTTGCCGCGAAATACAGTGCTGATTTCTGGATGACGATTGCTGTTATCACAGGCACTACCCTGGGCATGTTGATCGCTAATATTCCGGTGATCTTTGCCGGCAAGTGGATCATGGATCGCCTGCCACTGAACATTGCACGCAAAGCGGCGTTTGTGCTCTTCCTGCTGCTGGCGGTATTAACGCTGGTGCAAATGACCTAACCGATTAATACCCGATATAAAAGGCGCTCCACTATAAAACCCGACACATTATTTGCCCGTTTTCTATTGGTAGCGCCTTTATAAAGGATAGAGTTAAATACTGGCCTCAGCATGTCCTTGTTGTTGCAAAACACTGCGTATTTTTTCAGCAGTTTGTTTTAACACTGCTGCATCTGCATTTTTTGCAAATGCAAAACTCAGGTCATTCATGGAGTCCATTGGAACCAGGTGAACATGGGTATGCGGCACTTCCAATCCAGCAATCATCAACCCAACCCGCGTAGCGGGATAGGCCACTTTTAATCCATTGGCAATTTTATGGCTGACCTGCATCACATGCTCTGCCAATGCTACGGGCAAATCGCTCCATTGATCAATTTCCTCGCGGGGAATGACCAACACATGCCCCTGGCGGATAGGCTGGATGGTTAGGATCGCGACCGCTTTATCATCTTTCCACACAAAATTACCGGGAATCTTGCCTTCCATAATCAGGGTGAACACACTTGCCATAACACTATGCCTCATTATCTGGATTATTAATAAATCGCCAATCCGCGCCGCATTAGCTCGCGCGCAAGAATGTCATCAATCTGGTGTATGGATTCATCGCGAAACTCAATGTAATCCACGTTGTGCTTTTTGTAGAGATTGTACTTTTCCAGTTCAGCACCAATCACCGCAGCCCGATCACTGCGCTGCTCAAGCTCATCAGCCCAGCACTCAATGCAGAGGTTGGCATCCGGCACATAAAAATCGGCGACTGCCGACTCCCTGCCCCACACCAGCGGGTAATCGCGAGCATGGACAATACGTGCCAAATACAACCAATTATCGACACAGCGCTGAACAGGATTATTAACGCCGTGCCCATCAAACGTTGAATCGCTGTTCGCCTGTGGCTCACCGCGCAAGGATTGTAATGCTGCCAATAGCTCTGGATCATCCAGAATGGTTTCTGGCCAGGTTACGTAAGGAATAGCCGATTGCTCAGCCTCCTGCTGTTGTCCGCCTATCGCTTTACCCGACCCGGTTAATAGCCAGCCGCGCACATGTTTCTTAATCAATCCCTTATCCGCCAGTAATAGATTCACCAGCCGCGCAGGAATATCCCACTTGTGGGATAAGTTGGTTGCGCTCAGCGGCGCCTCCGGCAATAACTTTAATAAGGGATGTTGCTGGATGGATTCCGGCCAGGCAATGTATTCACCGTACTTGGGATGATTAACATAAATCCCGCCCTCAAACCTGCCTTTTTCTGTCAGTTGCCAGTGACCATCCACTTTTACAATCCAGCCACCGCTCGTCAACAAGACGAACAGCTCCTTGCTCTCCTTACCCAAAAGGCGCGCCAAAGCGGTTGTAGAAATATGTTTTTCTGCCATAGTGCTCCCCTGTACACGGCAATACTGTGCCATTCTAGCGGTGTTTTTACCGCTACTTTGTTTTTATGACCGATGAGTTGAATTACCTATGCCTATCTGGGTTGATGCCGACGCCTGCCCCAAACCTGTCAAGGAAATCCTGTTTCGCGCCGCACACCAGCGGCAGATTCTGCTCACCCTGGTAGCCAACCAGTATATTGCAGTACCCGCCTCCCCGTTTATTAAAAGCCTGCAAGTCAGCAGTGGCTTTGATGTCGCCGACAACCATATTGTTGCCTCACTGGTTGCAGGCGACCTGGTTATTACTGCGGATATCCCTCTGGCTGCAGACGCCATCGCTAAAGGCGCTGCGGTTATCAACCCACGCGGCCAGGAATACACCAAAGACAGCATAGGCGCACGCCTGAATATGCGCGACTTCATGGAAACCATGCGCTCCAGTGGGGTAGTCATGCAAGATGGTCCCCCGCCATTCAGCCAGCAGGATCGCCAGTCTTTTGCCAACGCCCTGGATCGCTGGATTGCACGACAGCGCAAAATTTAACTGGCTTAAAGGCACCTAAAACCCTATACTTCGCGCACTTTTCAGTAACCCCCGCTCCGGATCGTGAAAATCTCGCCTTGGGGTCATGCTGAACAGACAGGATGTCTGAGGGCTGCCCGTTTATCCTTCCCGACGGTTTAATGTTTTCGAAGGTTCGTTTTCACTGCATTTCATCGCTCATCCGCTTTTCGGATCAGTTGCATCGACACGGCCTGCCCCAAAGTACGCGATCGTTTGTATGCGAGAGGAACTCGCCGATTGCATGTGGTGTAGCCAAGATTGCTCTCCCTTTTGCAGTATCTGGTGCCATGACGGCCCGGGTACATTCACAACAATCCATAAAAACCATCATTCACAACAGGGTTGGTGCTTGCACCTGCCAGGATTGTGACTAGGGTTTTTATAGCTGTTATCAAGACACACACAGGTCAATACATGTCTGAACCTATTTTATTTGCTGACTTAGCCCTTTCTGCCCCTGTATTAAAAGCCATTCAGGCTGTGGGTTATGAGGTCCCCTCACCGATCCAGGCAGCTGCCATCCCCATCCTGCTGGACGGTGGCGATATTCTGGGTATGGCGCAAACCGGCACCGGAAAAACCGCCGCTTTTGCCTTGCCGCTACTGTCCAAACTGGACTTGAGCCAAAACGAACCGCAGATTCTGGTGCTGGCGCCAACGCGTGAATTGGCGATCCAGGTCGCTGAAGCCTTCCAGAAATACGCTGCCGACATGCCCGGTTTCCACGTCCTGCCCATTTATGGTGGCCAGGATATGACCAGCCAATTACGCCAACTCAAGCGCGGTGTACACGTGGTGGTCGGTACGCCAGGCCGTGTTATGGATCACCTGCGCCGCGGCAGCCTCAACCTGAACAACCTCAAGAGCCTGGTGCTTGATGAGGCCGATGAAATGCTGCGCATGGGTTTTATCGATGATGTCGAATGGATTCTGGAACACACCCCGGAAACTCGCCAGACAGCCCTCTTTTCTGCCACCATGCCGCGTGAAATTCGCAAGGTTGCCGACAATTACCTGCGCGATGCCAAAGAAATCAAGATTGCCAGCACCCAGCAAACCGGTGACAACATCGAGCAGGTGTACTGGATGGTGAGCGGCACCAATAAACTGGATGCCCTGACACGTATCCTCGAGGTGGAACCTTTCGATGGCATGATTATTTTTGTGCGCACAAAAACTGCCACTGTTGAGCTCGCCGAAAAATTGGAAGCACGTGGTTACTCTGCAGCACCACTCAACGGCGACATGAACCAACAGTTGCGCGAGCGCACGATTGAGCGTTTAAAAACCAGCAAACTCGATATTGTTATTGCTACCGATGTGGCGGCACGCGGCATCGACGTGGAACGCGTCAGCCATGTAGTGAATTACGATATTCCCTACGACAGTGAAGCTTATGTACACCGTATTGGCCGCACCGGTCGTGCAGGCCGTAGCGGTAAGGCAATTCTGTTTGTGGCACCGCGCGAAAAACGCCTGCTTTATACCATCGAAAAAGCAACACGCAAACCCATCACACTGATGGAGTTGCCCAGT from Cellvibrio japonicus Ueda107 includes:
- a CDS encoding HIT family protein, translated to MASVFTLIMEGKIPGNFVWKDDKAVAILTIQPIRQGHVLVIPREEIDQWSDLPVALAEHVMQVSHKIANGLKVAYPATRVGLMIAGLEVPHTHVHLVPMDSMNDLSFAFAKNADAAVLKQTAEKIRSVLQQQGHAEASI
- a CDS encoding TMEM165/GDT1 family protein, with amino-acid sequence MEALFSSTLAVAIAEIGDKTQLLALFLAARYGRPYLISLGVLVATLVNHALSAWLGAWLVDVIPPHWVPWIISGSFVAIALWLLVPDKEDDDLGRFANYGPFVATLVLFFLAEIGDKTQIATVILAAKYSADFWMTIAVITGTTLGMLIANIPVIFAGKWIMDRLPLNIARKAAFVLFLLLAVLTLVQMT
- a CDS encoding DEAD/DEAH box helicase; translated protein: MSEPILFADLALSAPVLKAIQAVGYEVPSPIQAAAIPILLDGGDILGMAQTGTGKTAAFALPLLSKLDLSQNEPQILVLAPTRELAIQVAEAFQKYAADMPGFHVLPIYGGQDMTSQLRQLKRGVHVVVGTPGRVMDHLRRGSLNLNNLKSLVLDEADEMLRMGFIDDVEWILEHTPETRQTALFSATMPREIRKVADNYLRDAKEIKIASTQQTGDNIEQVYWMVSGTNKLDALTRILEVEPFDGMIIFVRTKTATVELAEKLEARGYSAAPLNGDMNQQLRERTIERLKTSKLDIVIATDVAARGIDVERVSHVVNYDIPYDSEAYVHRIGRTGRAGRSGKAILFVAPREKRLLYTIEKATRKPITLMELPSGATVTKHRIDQFTQQITDVLTEQSDLSFFNDLLAEYGRTNDVSPEQIASALAYLVQKERPLQVKFTDVKPERNDRSERRERGERDERRGSREDRPRRDRSDENMERYRIEVGRNHDARPGDIVGAIANEAGIESRFIGHIKLFDEFSTVDLPAGMPKEVLQHLKKVRVRNRPLEISLDQGGSRGGYRDNSDKPRFKERDFGGRDKPRFKDRDNSGSGKPGPRSRKFD
- a CDS encoding YaiI/YqxD family protein, which encodes MPIWVDADACPKPVKEILFRAAHQRQILLTLVANQYIAVPASPFIKSLQVSSGFDVADNHIVASLVAGDLVITADIPLAADAIAKGAAVINPRGQEYTKDSIGARLNMRDFMETMRSSGVVMQDGPPPFSQQDRQSFANALDRWIARQRKI
- a CDS encoding DUF3806 domain-containing protein, with protein sequence MTFIAKIPALLIAVLSLTTLNSVAQTTFGGNTNTTFEKKDPAVTIEDIGWMDKNKISQEVAKINELAQLKLGTSLRTDMSDLDTLQRIIDRDLVKREDYATQQAMGVALGQVFLADFPQTLEWKVYRDNVGRSRALCAKGTQQCFFPVTMLSRRMEVGSKPDVKKIYVDAIDLMKEYLPKIPYTDGEVLHRLPRQ
- a CDS encoding FMN-binding glutamate synthase family protein produces the protein MLMNNDHLALAILTWLEVIFIFAVGLLVLSLVYMYIADVTQTTQTIRKNYPIIGRFRYFFEHLGEFFRQYFFAQDREEMPFNRADRSWVYRAAKNVDSNVGFGSTLNLQQPGTLIFLNSAFPIQEEDALAPAPVTIGPFCTKPYTTQSIFNISAMSYGAISKPAVLALSRGAAKAGCWLNTGEGGLSPYHLEGGCDLVFQIGTAKYGVRDLQGNLNDERLFALGALEQIKMFEIKLSQGAKPGKGGILPAEKVSAEVAEIRGIHPGEASISPNGHRDIRSVQDLLNMVERIRHITGKPVGFKAVMGDKRWLVDLVDEIRQRGIESAPDFITLDSADGGTGAAPQPLIDHVGLPIKESLPWLVSLLRETGLKERIKLIVAGKLITPSMVAWALATGADFVNSARGFMFALGCIQALQCHKNTCPTGITTHNTKLQKGLNPADKAERVASYQHNMTKSVAMIAHSCGLAEPRMLRPEHVHLVMPDGFSVPLPEIQPQALIFRESDSQPNSTLHTS